From the Solibacillus sp. FSL R5-0449 genome, one window contains:
- a CDS encoding ABC transporter permease: MRLFKEKLAWAAPIAVILIIALFSVNLFAQGNPQVKNLPVALIVNDEGQHVDTILEAVEQMSQGVDGTEPVMAFTNEKEENIESLFADKKYYAALVIPEGYNDTLQNALSNNEAAKLQISINQGFNMTGANYAKTALNGLVSGVNDQYSANFLAQLGTDKIDATQAAILVNPIVAEEKIYNPITASTANGSAPTLLAVPAWVGALIGGFIVFLATSGILKKELLTRKQSLRLIGGQILFGVIIALFSGFTVATLAQIAGINMPGYFLVAFFVSFAAFCFYLLVSAITAWIGKPAITLFMVVMLLGMGVLMTPQEMLPSFFVNFIRPWVPIRFASEGLREIFYFGSGFYTGASFNTILGIGIAGLVIFLLSVFKPVKVKEQQN, encoded by the coding sequence ATGAGATTATTTAAAGAAAAATTAGCATGGGCTGCTCCTATTGCTGTTATATTAATTATTGCTCTATTTTCAGTAAACCTATTCGCACAAGGGAATCCGCAAGTAAAAAATCTGCCGGTTGCTCTTATTGTTAATGATGAGGGTCAACACGTTGATACGATTCTTGAAGCCGTTGAGCAAATGAGTCAAGGTGTAGATGGTACAGAACCGGTTATGGCATTTACAAATGAAAAGGAAGAAAATATTGAGTCACTTTTTGCAGATAAAAAGTATTATGCAGCACTTGTCATCCCTGAAGGCTACAACGACACATTGCAAAATGCACTATCGAATAACGAAGCTGCCAAACTGCAAATATCTATTAACCAAGGCTTTAATATGACAGGCGCAAACTATGCGAAAACTGCTTTAAACGGGCTTGTCTCTGGAGTGAATGACCAATATTCGGCAAACTTTTTAGCACAGCTTGGTACTGATAAAATTGATGCTACACAAGCTGCAATCTTAGTAAATCCAATTGTTGCTGAAGAAAAAATATACAATCCTATTACAGCATCCACTGCTAACGGGAGTGCCCCAACTTTATTGGCAGTACCTGCATGGGTAGGTGCGCTAATCGGTGGATTCATTGTATTTTTAGCAACGTCAGGTATCTTGAAAAAAGAACTGTTAACTCGTAAACAATCATTACGTCTCATAGGCGGGCAAATTTTATTCGGCGTAATTATTGCCCTATTCTCGGGCTTTACTGTTGCAACACTTGCACAAATCGCAGGAATTAATATGCCAGGCTATTTCCTGGTTGCCTTCTTTGTATCATTTGCGGCATTCTGTTTCTATTTATTAGTATCTGCAATTACTGCATGGATCGGCAAACCAGCGATTACATTATTCATGGTCGTCATGCTTTTAGGTATGGGTGTTCTTATGACACCACAGGAAATGCTTCCAAGTTTCTTTGTAAACTTCATTCGTCCTTGGGTACCAATTCGCTTTGCTTCTGAAGGTTTACGAGAAATTTTCTACTTCGGCAGCGGATTTTACACGGGTGCTTCCTTCAATACAATTTTAGGAATTGGCATTGCAGGTTTAGTTATTTTCTTACTGTCTGTTTTCAAACCAGTAAAAGTGAAAGAACAACAAAACTAA
- a CDS encoding sulfatase-like hydrolase/transferase has protein sequence MELQKEENIRETKPNILIFLVDEQRFPTVYENKELKKWRKENLKTQELLRENGMEFLNHYVGSIACSPSRATLYTGQYPSLHGLTKTIGAAASSFEPDVFWLDPNTVPTFGDYFRAAGYRTFWKGKWHASPQDILIPGTQDALPSYDSNTGIPDRKLENFYLESDRLNEFGFSGWLGPEPHGSNPRNSASSAAIGTSGRDEVYSREVVDLLHTLEADSINEGQPWLIVSSFLNPHDITLFGQTTEYHPLFNFEVDPSVPFIPPAPTSDELLHTKPTAQQSYKETYHKAFQPTRDSLFYRQLYFSLHKKVDQEMGKVYDKLKSSKFYDNTIIIFTSDHGDLLGAHGGLFQKWYNAYEEATHVPFIIHSPKLFSNRQTTDMLTSHVDILPTLLGLAKIDAKKIQQELRKNHTEVHQPVGRDLTPLLHGEDAFLRRNEPVYFMTDDDVTRGLSQVSITGQPYNSVTQPNHIESVIAYLSTGQNREKELWKFSRYFDNPQFWSNPGVEDQVTEIQSQTPINEEVTVSLSKIVTKTIPVPEQYELYNLTKDPLERKNLANPIHANVVTKLIQSLMMSLLEEQREQKRLIPTNGTATCMEDSAG, from the coding sequence TTGGAACTGCAGAAAGAGGAAAACATAAGGGAAACAAAACCTAATATCCTTATCTTTCTAGTGGATGAACAACGGTTTCCGACTGTTTACGAAAATAAGGAACTGAAGAAATGGCGTAAAGAAAACTTAAAGACACAGGAATTATTACGGGAAAATGGAATGGAATTTTTAAACCATTATGTTGGAAGCATTGCTTGTTCACCGAGTAGAGCAACACTGTATACGGGACAATACCCATCATTACATGGACTGACTAAAACAATAGGGGCTGCTGCTTCTTCATTTGAACCGGATGTATTTTGGTTAGATCCTAATACAGTTCCAACTTTTGGAGACTATTTTCGTGCGGCAGGCTACCGTACATTTTGGAAGGGGAAATGGCATGCGAGCCCTCAGGATATTTTAATTCCTGGAACTCAAGATGCATTGCCTAGTTACGACTCAAATACAGGTATTCCTGACCGAAAACTTGAAAACTTTTACTTGGAATCTGATCGACTAAATGAATTCGGCTTTTCTGGCTGGCTTGGTCCAGAACCACATGGATCAAATCCCCGAAATTCTGCTTCATCTGCTGCCATCGGAACGAGTGGGCGTGATGAAGTGTATTCAAGAGAGGTAGTTGATTTACTTCATACACTTGAAGCAGATAGCATTAATGAAGGTCAGCCTTGGTTGATCGTATCTTCATTTTTAAATCCACATGATATTACATTGTTCGGCCAAACAACTGAATACCACCCGCTATTCAACTTTGAAGTAGACCCTTCTGTACCTTTTATTCCACCTGCTCCTACATCGGATGAATTACTGCACACAAAGCCAACTGCGCAACAAAGCTACAAGGAAACCTATCACAAAGCCTTCCAGCCAACAAGAGACAGTCTTTTTTATCGTCAGCTTTATTTTTCTCTCCATAAAAAAGTCGATCAAGAAATGGGAAAAGTATACGATAAATTAAAATCGAGCAAGTTTTATGATAATACGATTATTATTTTTACTTCTGATCACGGGGATTTATTAGGTGCTCATGGGGGATTATTTCAAAAGTGGTATAACGCATACGAAGAAGCGACTCATGTACCATTTATCATTCATAGTCCGAAGTTGTTTTCAAATAGGCAAACTACAGATATGCTGACGAGTCATGTAGATATTTTGCCAACTCTGCTGGGATTGGCAAAAATTGATGCCAAAAAAATTCAGCAGGAGTTAAGGAAAAATCATACTGAAGTACATCAACCAGTAGGAAGAGATTTAACGCCACTTCTCCATGGGGAAGATGCTTTCCTGAGGAGAAATGAACCAGTGTATTTTATGACCGATGATGATGTAACGAGAGGATTATCTCAGGTTAGTATTACTGGTCAACCGTATAATTCTGTTACCCAACCAAATCATATAGAATCAGTCATTGCTTATCTTTCAACAGGTCAAAATAGGGAAAAGGAGCTCTGGAAATTTTCCAGATACTTCGACAACCCCCAATTTTGGAGTAATCCCGGAGTAGAAGATCAAGTAACGGAAATCCAGAGCCAAACGCCAATTAATGAAGAGGTCACTGTTTCTCTGTCAAAAATAGTAACCAAAACAATTCCTGTGCCCGAACAATATGAGCTGTATAATCTTACGAAAGATCCTCTTGAAAGAAAAAATCTTGCAAATCCTATACACGCAAATGTCGTAACAAAGTTGATTCAATCATTAATGATGAGTCTTCTGGAAGAACAGCGGGAGCAAAAAAGGCTTATTCCAACGAACGGCACTGCAACGTGTATGGAAGATAGCGCTGGTTAA
- a CDS encoding DUF4230 domain-containing protein, whose protein sequence is MSKKDEALTQIEKILQELKKSEQESAATAVIGQRSGNSNISGAIFKVIFKFWGFKILLIALLLILFTFGGTWLFFGTTFKKESTVFVEQVQELAMLATAEAHMKVIIEQEDNKLFGNDISVNLPGTKRELLLIVPATVIAGVNLKEVTSDDIKVNEDTKEIEIALPHATFIQEPAIQMEDVKTFSDEGLFRGEVKWDEGFDLATEAQKKIKDEAMEVGLLESAEKSAEKVLAGFFRNLGYTVKIIFK, encoded by the coding sequence TTGAGTAAAAAAGATGAAGCATTAACACAAATTGAAAAAATACTGCAGGAATTGAAAAAGAGTGAGCAAGAAAGTGCTGCCACTGCGGTTATAGGACAACGCAGTGGAAACTCCAATATTTCCGGAGCAATATTTAAAGTTATATTTAAGTTTTGGGGATTTAAAATTTTATTAATTGCATTGCTCCTTATTCTTTTCACATTCGGGGGTACTTGGTTATTTTTCGGTACTACTTTTAAAAAAGAAAGTACAGTATTTGTGGAACAGGTTCAGGAATTAGCAATGCTCGCAACCGCTGAAGCTCATATGAAAGTAATCATTGAGCAAGAGGATAATAAACTGTTTGGGAACGATATTTCGGTTAATTTACCAGGTACAAAAAGAGAGTTATTATTGATAGTTCCTGCGACAGTCATTGCAGGCGTTAATCTGAAAGAAGTTACATCAGATGATATTAAAGTGAATGAAGATACCAAAGAGATAGAGATTGCCCTGCCTCATGCAACATTTATACAGGAACCTGCGATTCAGATGGAAGATGTCAAAACTTTTTCGGATGAAGGGCTGTTTCGTGGGGAAGTGAAATGGGATGAGGGATTTGACCTGGCAACGGAAGCGCAGAAGAAAATCAAAGATGAAGCTATGGAAGTAGGTTTGTTGGAGTCAGCAGAAAAAAGTGCCGAGAAAGTTCTCGCAGGTTTTTTCCGGAATCTTGGCTATACGGTGAAGATAATATTTAAATAA
- a CDS encoding TetR/AcrR family transcriptional regulator has translation MSVYTEKNRRTKELIQKSFMEMLEKKTFDSITVGDIAKTAKINRGTFYLHFIDKFDLLDQIEIQLFEELGDHIDELQSNYSSTHTFEKGQEQLASSLFNSIKMQAPLLKIFLSEHGRAGFHLRFRAAFSEKVRVNLEGNESFIANLNVPMEYFLAFITSAFLGLIEQWVQNDLDKTPEEMTALYINIISFIKRKST, from the coding sequence TTGAGCGTTTATACGGAAAAAAATCGACGAACAAAAGAGCTTATTCAAAAATCATTTATGGAGATGCTGGAGAAGAAAACTTTTGATTCGATTACAGTGGGGGATATTGCGAAAACAGCCAAGATTAATCGTGGGACGTTTTATTTACACTTTATCGATAAATTTGATTTGTTGGATCAGATTGAAATACAACTATTTGAAGAGCTAGGGGATCATATTGATGAATTGCAATCGAACTATTCATCTACACATACGTTTGAAAAAGGACAGGAACAATTAGCTTCCTCGTTATTTAATTCGATAAAAATGCAGGCACCACTTTTGAAAATCTTTTTAAGCGAACATGGAAGAGCGGGCTTCCACCTTCGATTTAGAGCAGCATTTTCAGAAAAAGTACGAGTAAACCTGGAGGGGAATGAAAGCTTCATCGCAAACTTAAATGTGCCGATGGAATACTTTTTAGCATTTATCACATCTGCTTTCCTAGGATTAATTGAACAATGGGTTCAAAATGATTTAGACAAAACCCCTGAAGAGATGACTGCTTTATATATTAATATTATCTCCTTTATTAAAAGGAAGAGTACTTAA
- a CDS encoding VTT domain-containing protein — translation MKKQSLFIRGALFATIIIGLFLALFKSGISVSDLSPQLILELAHNNLTIVILIMLLLMFLQNLFTFIPLILVITINIALFGFWRGYLFSTFSSVIGSTSIFLSIRYFFANLFTSEKLQKYEQQINKNGFLFVLSGRILPFLPTNLINIVSGLSKMKISYFISATTIGNMIYGLVLASISYGIVSVSQQYRQLFYVLIAIAAIIVAVRFIKKQRTSSI, via the coding sequence ATGAAAAAACAATCGTTGTTTATACGAGGGGCTCTATTTGCAACAATTATAATAGGTTTGTTCCTTGCACTTTTCAAAAGCGGTATCTCTGTTTCGGACCTGTCACCCCAGCTTATTTTGGAGCTTGCCCATAACAATCTAACTATCGTTATTTTAATAATGCTATTATTAATGTTCCTACAGAACTTATTTACATTTATCCCGTTAATTTTAGTCATTACGATTAATATTGCATTGTTTGGATTTTGGCGCGGTTATTTATTTAGTACATTCAGCAGTGTTATTGGAAGTACATCCATTTTCCTTTCGATTCGCTATTTTTTCGCAAATTTATTCACTTCTGAGAAACTACAAAAATATGAGCAGCAAATTAATAAAAATGGATTCCTATTTGTTCTGTCAGGGCGTATTTTGCCATTCCTTCCTACGAATTTAATAAACATCGTATCCGGTTTAAGCAAAATGAAAATATCGTATTTTATTTCAGCTACTACAATTGGCAACATGATTTATGGACTAGTATTAGCCTCTATTTCTTATGGAATTGTCTCTGTCTCACAGCAATATAGACAACTTTTTTATGTGCTTATTGCAATTGCAGCCATTATCGTTGCAGTCCGATTCATTAAAAAGCAACGTACAAGCAGTATTTAA
- a CDS encoding OFA family MFS transporter, with protein sequence MGKFDNKWVRAVIPALLIHCSIGTVYCWSLFKGDIASYIGKPVSEVEWAFSIAIFVLGMSAAFGGKFVEKDIHKSSLLAAIFFVAGMAATGFFIYQKSLIGIYISYGVVMGIGLGIGYLTPVKTLMLWFKEQKGLATGLAVAGFGLAKVIASPLMEKLLGNRNSEGVLVDPTNIYTMFYILAAIYLVMMVIGHLILKKPAGYEEENIEMHSFSYRRVLTNKTFIGIWLMFYINITCGLALISQEKGILAFIGFGAIGLVSSLTAIFNAGGRIAFSAWGDRLTDRNSIYKIIFISSISIILCTVVFDGINNSMAFLIIALLCIVNAGYGGGFSSLPPLLSDRFGIDSISTVHGLALSAWAFAGLTGNQLSAIILEKTQSYDMVLYVIAALFAVATLISIFVVKPEKVNLENEEFSKKKEIVIG encoded by the coding sequence GTGGGAAAGTTTGATAACAAATGGGTGCGTGCGGTCATTCCAGCTTTATTGATTCATTGTAGTATTGGTACGGTTTATTGCTGGTCGTTGTTTAAGGGGGATATTGCCTCTTATATCGGCAAACCAGTCAGTGAAGTGGAATGGGCGTTCAGTATAGCGATTTTTGTTCTTGGTATGTCTGCGGCATTTGGCGGAAAGTTTGTCGAAAAGGATATTCATAAGTCTTCTTTGTTAGCGGCAATATTTTTTGTTGCAGGGATGGCAGCAACAGGTTTCTTTATTTATCAAAAATCATTGATCGGTATTTATATTTCTTACGGAGTTGTGATGGGGATTGGACTTGGAATTGGCTATTTAACACCTGTAAAAACACTGATGCTCTGGTTTAAAGAACAAAAGGGATTGGCAACTGGTCTTGCTGTTGCCGGCTTTGGTTTGGCAAAAGTGATTGCAAGTCCATTAATGGAAAAGCTACTCGGTAATCGAAATAGTGAAGGGGTGTTAGTAGACCCTACGAATATCTATACAATGTTTTACATTTTAGCAGCAATCTATTTAGTCATGATGGTTATCGGACACTTAATTTTAAAGAAACCGGCTGGATATGAAGAAGAAAATATTGAAATGCATAGCTTTAGTTATAGAAGAGTATTGACGAATAAAACGTTTATCGGTATTTGGTTAATGTTCTATATCAATATTACATGTGGTTTAGCGTTAATCTCACAGGAAAAAGGTATTTTAGCATTCATTGGTTTTGGAGCGATTGGGTTAGTTAGTTCGCTTACTGCCATTTTCAATGCTGGTGGAAGAATTGCATTTTCTGCATGGGGAGATCGTTTAACAGATCGTAACTCTATTTATAAAATAATTTTTATTTCTTCTATTAGCATTATTTTATGTACGGTTGTATTTGATGGAATAAATAACTCTATGGCCTTTCTGATCATTGCTTTACTTTGTATTGTGAATGCAGGTTACGGTGGAGGGTTCTCATCTTTACCGCCGCTATTATCAGACCGATTTGGTATCGACAGTATTTCAACTGTACATGGTTTAGCTTTATCTGCATGGGCATTTGCAGGATTGACGGGCAATCAGCTAAGCGCAATTATTCTTGAAAAAACACAATCATACGACATGGTATTATACGTAATTGCCGCTTTGTTCGCGGTTGCGACTTTAATTAGTATATTTGTTGTGAAGCCTGAAAAAGTGAACTTGGAGAATGAAGAGTTTAGTAAGAAAAAAGAAATAGTAATCGGATAA
- a CDS encoding sodium:solute symporter family protein — translation MDTQFIVSMLIILATFALYIWIAVYNTAKQTSDFYVAGRGVPPIFNGMAIGADWMSAASFIGMAGTIMLLGYDGLAYIMGWTGGYLFLTILLAPQLRKFGRYTVPEFIGDRFNSKAALIIAALCTIIISFTYSIGQLSGSGVVIGRLFEIDAKIGTMIGVVLIAFYAAFGGMKGITWTQVAQYLILIIAYLVPVIFMSFHLTSNPLPWISYGEILTKMGELDRELGISEYFAPFTNGTKWQFLALMFTLMCGTAGLPHVIVRFYTVGTMKAARWSGAWALVFIGLLYFSAPAYAAFARFILMTEVAGNKIAELPAWTQSWIDTGKLGIADANGDGILQWPELQIANDIVVMATPEIANLGVFVIGLVAAGAMAAALSTAGGLMISISSSFAHDIYYRIINPQASEQKRLLIGRISIVVATLLAGIIALNPPGAITQIVAWAFALATGTFFPALVLGVWWKRANAKGTIAGMLVGLAVTLIYIFSAKYGGYTILGIIDTGAGIFGAIAAFATNIIVSLSTRAPSQELQDAVINLRYPEQMVYKGGEVYLNDGSAKE, via the coding sequence ATGGATACTCAATTTATAGTTTCGATGTTAATTATACTGGCTACATTTGCTTTATATATTTGGATTGCCGTTTATAATACGGCTAAACAAACATCAGACTTCTATGTTGCAGGTCGTGGAGTTCCACCGATTTTTAATGGTATGGCAATCGGGGCAGACTGGATGAGTGCAGCATCCTTCATCGGGATGGCTGGTACGATCATGCTGCTTGGTTATGACGGATTGGCTTATATTATGGGATGGACTGGTGGTTATTTATTTTTAACGATATTACTTGCACCGCAACTTCGTAAATTTGGCCGCTATACTGTGCCAGAATTCATCGGAGACCGTTTCAATAGTAAGGCAGCACTAATAATAGCAGCTTTATGTACAATTATTATAAGCTTCACATATTCAATCGGACAGCTATCAGGTTCTGGTGTAGTAATCGGACGTCTCTTTGAAATTGATGCGAAAATAGGAACAATGATCGGCGTTGTACTCATTGCATTTTATGCAGCATTTGGTGGTATGAAAGGTATTACTTGGACACAAGTAGCCCAATATTTGATTTTAATTATCGCATATTTAGTACCTGTTATTTTTATGTCATTCCATTTGACTAGTAATCCATTACCATGGATTTCTTATGGTGAAATTTTAACGAAAATGGGTGAACTCGACAGGGAGCTCGGTATTTCGGAGTATTTTGCACCTTTTACAAATGGAACTAAGTGGCAGTTTTTAGCTCTTATGTTTACGTTAATGTGTGGTACGGCTGGACTTCCGCATGTAATCGTACGTTTTTATACAGTTGGTACTATGAAGGCTGCTCGCTGGTCAGGTGCATGGGCATTAGTGTTTATCGGGCTTTTATATTTTAGTGCACCAGCTTATGCAGCTTTTGCTCGCTTTATATTAATGACGGAAGTTGCCGGTAATAAAATTGCGGAGCTACCTGCTTGGACTCAATCATGGATAGATACAGGGAAATTGGGGATAGCCGATGCAAATGGTGACGGCATTCTTCAATGGCCTGAACTGCAAATTGCCAATGATATTGTTGTAATGGCTACACCTGAAATTGCAAATCTTGGTGTATTTGTTATTGGACTTGTGGCTGCAGGCGCAATGGCAGCCGCCTTATCTACAGCTGGTGGTTTAATGATTTCTATTTCCTCTTCATTTGCACACGATATTTATTACCGCATCATCAATCCACAAGCATCTGAACAAAAACGCCTGTTAATAGGACGTATTTCAATTGTTGTTGCAACATTATTGGCTGGTATTATTGCATTAAACCCTCCTGGTGCCATTACTCAAATTGTTGCATGGGCATTTGCGCTTGCAACAGGTACGTTCTTCCCGGCACTCGTATTAGGTGTATGGTGGAAACGAGCTAATGCAAAAGGAACAATAGCGGGAATGCTAGTTGGTTTAGCGGTAACACTTATTTATATCTTCAGTGCGAAGTATGGTGGCTATACAATATTAGGCATCATTGATACGGGTGCAGGTATTTTCGGAGCCATTGCTGCCTTCGCTACTAATATCATTGTTTCGCTTTCAACACGGGCACCATCACAAGAACTTCAAGATGCCGTTATAAATCTGCGTTACCCAGAACAAATGGTTTATAAAGGCGGCGAAGTTTATTTAAATGACGGATCAGCGAAAGAATAA
- a CDS encoding sodium/substrate symporter small subunit: MKKIDKKVADAYFREKNKYMAVYFAIWFLVSFVMVALADSLTDIEFLGFPFHYFMGAIGALLTFIILLFVNAIVGDKIDKKYGISEARNEEIGANNMINH, encoded by the coding sequence ATGAAAAAAATTGACAAAAAAGTTGCTGATGCCTATTTCCGTGAGAAAAATAAGTACATGGCCGTTTATTTTGCTATCTGGTTTTTAGTGTCCTTTGTTATGGTAGCGCTTGCAGACTCATTAACTGATATTGAGTTTTTGGGATTCCCGTTCCACTATTTTATGGGGGCAATTGGAGCTTTGCTTACTTTCATTATTTTACTCTTTGTTAATGCAATTGTTGGGGACAAAATTGATAAAAAGTATGGTATTAGTGAAGCACGAAATGAAGAAATTGGCGCAAACAATATGATTAATCACTAA